The DNA segment AATCATCAAGGCTATATTGTTTCTTTATTTTCTCTAATATACCGGAACATCTATTCTTGATTTTGTAAAGTGCATCTTCCTGTGAATCAAACTCAATAAACATTTTATTAGTTACACCTTTAAGGGAAATTGTCCTAGAATCATCAAAACCAAACATCTGTTCAAATTCAGTTTTGATACTTTCAATCTTTTCCGCAGAGTTAACAGAATCTAATTTATTGTTTTCTTCTGCAAATACTGACTGTATAGGTATAATCAACATGATTATAGCAATCAATCCGGCTATGATTTTTTTCATAAATTTATTCTCACTCTCTATAAAATTTTCAAACTTTTAAATGTTACTTAGTTCAATTTTACCTACTGGAAGGCAAATCCCATCTCCATTTCTGTACCTCTGAAAATTTTTATAACTCATAAATTTTCACCTCCTTATAAATTTAAATCACTGTTTTTAATAAATGGTTATTGGTGAAAATACAACTAAGGCACTTATATATTCCTATGTTATCTGCATGCATACATATTGCCTTGTCATACACGTATTTTCAACAAGTTTTGTTTTGCTTGTGTGATTTCTTTCATCTCATTAGCCACTTATAACTCTATCTATTCATGGTATTCATCATTTGAAAAAGTTTTGCAAGTTGAAGTGAACCTCCTTTATTTGTTTGGTTATCACTTTCATTGTACAGAACTTCTCTCTATATATTTTTTTGGTCTCACATCATTCACAAATGTACACCATATAGCCACTATGGTTTTAACTATTTTTTTCATTACTCTCCTCCAATAAATCAATAATCATTACGTGATGGCGATCTGCCTTGTTATAATTAGCCAATTTTTGAGTTGCGGTAACTAGTTTCCCATTACCATAAAACATCAGTGAACCTTCCGAGCCTACATTTTTATAACCCTTTACCTTTACAATTCTTGTCTTACCATCTTTTAATTCCACTAGTTCGCCAGAGTCATCCAATGAATGTTCGCCTCCTAGTCCAAATACCGCAAAGATGTATCTATCTCCGATACCTACTAAATAACCTGTAGATCCTCCAAAACTGAGAATTTCCTTTTTCTTTTCTACATCATAAATAATTCCTCTATGCCCTCTATTCGTTTCGAATAAATATTGGTTGTTCCCAAGATATATGGTATTTGAAGTTGGATTTTTAATAACACTTGTTATATCGCTTACTTTCCCGGTTTTTAAATCCAACGATAGATGCCAACCTTTTTTACCATCTGTTTTATTAAAGGTTACTTTATTTCGGTTTACACAATATTGATAATTATAAGAAACTTTAGGATAAGCTTCTCCTTTATACAATATTTTAATATCACTTGGATTGCTTAGATTGACTGTCTTTAAATGATAAAAGTAATGACCCTTCTCTTTGGTAATGATTTGGTAAAGTAATCGATTCCCTTCAATTTTCTGAAAGTTTGGTATCGCCCATGGATTGACCAAAACTCCTTCATCTATCTTTTTACTTTGACCATTTGTTTTATACTGTACCGTAACTTTTTCGCCATCTTCTTTGAACTCAGAAGAGTAAAAGCCCTTCTCATGCACAAAAAAGTCCCAGCACCGCACAAGCCCTTTAAAATGATAAATAGGTATATACTTTCCGTTGGTTATATCGATATACCCGAGAGATTTCGATTGATACCCTAGGAATATAGGACTATTCTCCCTCTCTATTGAAGTATATAGCTTATTGCCATCAAGATAATGAAAACTACCTCCCTCTCCTACTGTTGCTTTAATTTCATAATGCTTTATTACTTTAAAGTGTGAATTTACTGTTTCTTTTGGCTGTTCTATTTTCTTCTCTACTTTTTTAGAACAGCCTGCCAGCAGTAATACTGTCGCCATAATGATCATTCTCTTTTTCATGATATTCTCTCCCACTTATATTTTATTTAAAAAATAATATTTTTAATAGTCTTTTTTTGTTTTATTTTATCCTGTATAATTAACTAGTTATGAATGCCTAAATAAAAACTTTAGAAATTCCTTATTTTTATTAGTACTTACAAATAAACCAACAATATTTTTTGCTTCTAAATGGGAAACTATAATCTATTGATAAATAGTAAACCGTGTGTCATATCTAAACTGAATAAAAGCAGGAAATGTTCTATTGTGCTGATTTAACAAAGAAATAAACATAAAGAATAATGATTGACTTTTCTATTAATCTTTTTACGCCCATTGTCATCAAGTGAAACACGGGATTGATTATTTCTTTGATATTCAGAAATATGATGAGCTGATAAAATTCATCTTTAGTGAAATCCTTGCTTTCGGTAAAGACACTTTCAAAGACTGTTGCTTTTTCATAAAGCCGTCTACCTCTCTTTTTTCTTGTCCTTTCTTTTTAATTATGAGCAACAAAAAGAGATAACATTTCTGCTATCTCAACAATAAACTTCTGTCTGTACGACATAAAAATATACTTCTATCTTTTATATATTTTGTAAGTTAAATATCCATTTAAGCCATGAGTAAACCGAACCGGAACGTCTAACTATCTGTCCCTCATTACACACATTATTTTCTCTCATAATATTTTGAATTTCCTCTTTGGTAGGTAAAATATTAATATTATGTTTCTTAAAAATACTCGGTAAATTTTCAGAACTGTCCCATTTTGCCATCAACCTTGGTTCTTTAAATTCTTTTATTTGATTAGCGGTAATATAAAAGGCTCCCTCTTTCTTAATTTTACTAAGAATATCATATTTTTCAAAAAGTTTACTCCAAGCTTCATTAACATTCATTTTAATCATAATTCCTTACCAATATCATTTATTTCTCCACGTTTATTGCCATTGCTATTTATTGAACGCTTTGCTTTTACGGTAATGATTTCATAATCCTGATACAACTCTCTAATAAAAGGATGATCTGAATTAGATAATAAAAATTTAATCCCTTTAGCGTTTAATTTGTCGCATTCTTTCTTAAGTTCTATTTGTTGCTTTTTATCAAATCCATTTTCTGTATAGCCTGTAAAAGAAGATGAAGATGAAATCGGCATATATGGTGGATCAAAATATACAAATGCACCTTTTCTCAAGTTTTTTAGTGCATTTTTGTAATCTCCGTCAATAATTTTTATATTATTTTCATTAAAATACTTTGACATTGCTAACACAACAGGCGTATTAACTATGTTAGGATTTTTATATTTCCCATAAGGTGAATTAAATTGTCCTGCTTGGTTTACTCTAAATAATCCATTAAAGCACGTTTTATTTAGATAAATAATTCTTGCGGCTTTTTCTACATTGTTCATTTCACCATAATTCTCATTTCTGTCCAATGCTCTCACCTCGTAAAAATATTCCTCTGAATTAAGTTGTTCGTGATTTTCTAAAGCTAAAATCAATTCATTAGGTTTCTCTTTAATTACTTTATAAATATTTATAAGCTCACTATTAAAATCATTTATAATTGCCTTTTTAGGCTGAATCTCAAATATGACAGCTCCTCCACCTACAAAAGGCTCAACATAAGTAGAAAAGTTTTTTGGAATAAGTGGAATTATATCACTTAAGAGTTGTCTTTTACCACCAACCCATTTTACTACAGGAGAAAGAACGGTATTCTTTTTTCTTGAATTTTGAGTCATAGTCCTATCCTCCTTATCTTTTATCACTTGCACAGAACTGAAATACATCATTGGGGGTACATTCTAAAGCTTCACATATACGGCTAATATTCGCCATTGAAACATATTTATTGTTACCCATATTAGCAACACAATTCTCTGAAATGTTTGCTATCTCAATCAAGTCTTTTTTCTTCATTTTTTTATCTTCTAAAATCTTCCAAAGCGGTTGATAAGATACATTCATTTTATACCCTCTCAACTTATTTTACTGTAACAAAAAAACTTGCAAAATCGCAAGTTTTTATCAGATGAATTTGTTTTCTTTATTTGACGCTATAGAAACCTTCTTTAGTTCTATACTAGTTTGGAAATAATCCCCATTAATCTCGATAGAAAAGTTACCTTTTTGAAGCTGAACTAAACTTTTCACTATGCTTAAACCAAGACCGCTTCCCTCATGGCTTCTGGAATCATCCCCCTGCACAAAACGTTCCATCAATTCTTCTTCACTGATATTCAATGCTTCTTTTGAAACATTCTTCATCACAAAGAGAACGGTATCTTCTTTTTCAATAACATCTAAGTAAATGCGTGTCTTTCCCAAGGCATATTTCAATTGATTTGAAAATAAATTCTCAAAAACACGGAATAAAAGCTCTCCATCAGCTTGTACCATTAAATCCGGATTTGGGTTAATCTTAATGATTTCTAACTCACGTTCTTTAAAACGATCGCTGTATTCACCAATGATTTGAACTAATAATTCTTCACAATGGATAGGGTTGATATGCACAGGCATATTCCCCGTTGAAGCCTTGGAAGCTACCAACACATCTTCCGTTAATCGTTTCAAACGATTCACATGATGAATCATTATATCAATGTGTTTTTTTCTTTCTTCTTCCTTTTCATCTTCTTTAACAATTTGAGCATAATTTAAAATATTCGTTAATGGTGTTTTTAAATCATGGGAGACATTGGTAATCAATTCCGTCTTTAAATGTTCCGACTTTAATTGATTAGCAATTGCTTTTTGAACCCCTTCTTTCACCTTGAATAAATCATCTAACTGCGTAGAAAAAATAGGGGTTAATCCTTCTTTTGAAACCGTGTAATCAAAATTTCCCTTAGCGTATTCACGCATAACCTTTGATAATAATTCCGATTGACGAACAAACATTAAAACTGCCACAAAGGATGCTAAAACTAACACAAATTGAAATAATCTATTGCGATAAGTACCAAATAAGAGCCAGAAGACTGTTACT comes from the Bulleidia sp. zg-1006 genome and includes:
- a CDS encoding DNA adenine methylase — protein: MTQNSRKKNTVLSPVVKWVGGKRQLLSDIIPLIPKNFSTYVEPFVGGGAVIFEIQPKKAIINDFNSELINIYKVIKEKPNELILALENHEQLNSEEYFYEVRALDRNENYGEMNNVEKAARIIYLNKTCFNGLFRVNQAGQFNSPYGKYKNPNIVNTPVVLAMSKYFNENNIKIIDGDYKNALKNLRKGAFVYFDPPYMPISSSSSFTGYTENGFDKKQQIELKKECDKLNAKGIKFLLSNSDHPFIRELYQDYEIITVKAKRSINSNGNKRGEINDIGKEL
- a CDS encoding helix-turn-helix transcriptional regulator gives rise to the protein MNVSYQPLWKILEDKKMKKKDLIEIANISENCVANMGNNKYVSMANISRICEALECTPNDVFQFCASDKR